A single genomic interval of Bacteroidota bacterium harbors:
- a CDS encoding response regulator transcription factor — translation MRILVVEDEKKVAKFIQQGLEEEHYAVDVAHDGEKGLQMALNENYDVMILDVMLPKMSGLELIKAVRAKQKTTPTLMLTAKATTEDKVAGLDSGADDYLTKPFAFEELVARVRSLLRRGAQEKSTILKVADLELDTVTHKAKRAGKTIELTAKEYSLLEYFMRNRDRVLSRTIISEHIWDYNFDTGTNIIDVYVNHLRNKVDDGYEPKLIHTVRGVGYVMKEG, via the coding sequence ATGCGCATACTGGTTGTGGAAGATGAAAAGAAGGTCGCCAAGTTCATCCAACAGGGACTGGAGGAAGAACACTACGCCGTTGACGTGGCCCACGACGGCGAAAAGGGGTTGCAGATGGCGTTGAACGAGAACTACGATGTGATGATTCTTGATGTGATGCTGCCGAAGATGAGCGGATTGGAACTCATCAAGGCGGTACGCGCAAAACAGAAAACAACGCCCACGTTGATGCTGACCGCGAAAGCGACCACCGAGGATAAAGTTGCCGGTCTCGACAGTGGCGCGGATGACTATCTGACGAAGCCGTTTGCGTTCGAGGAACTTGTGGCGCGTGTGCGTTCGCTGCTCCGCCGCGGTGCCCAGGAAAAATCCACCATCCTCAAAGTCGCCGACCTCGAACTCGACACCGTTACGCACAAGGCCAAGCGGGCAGGCAAAACAATCGAGTTGACGGCAAAGGAATACTCGCTGCTGGAGTACTTTATGCGCAACCGTGATCGCGTGCTCAGCCGCACGATCATCTCCGAGCATATCTGGGATTACAACTTCGATACAGGCACGAACATCATTGACGTGTACGTCAATCACCTCCGGAACAAAGTTGATGATGGATACGAGCCGAAGCTGATACACACCGTACGCGGTGTCGGCTATGTGATGAAGGAAGGATAA
- a CDS encoding PD40 domain-containing protein — protein MKERGVLLKGLLLLGLLVIAATGHAQDGLFGKNKVQYTKFNWYFIQTDHFDIYFSDGGEKIAEFTASAAESAYASIRKTFRYQLTNRVPLIVTNSHNDFQQNNVVSVYLEEGVGGVTELFKNRVLVPFEGNYKQFRHVIHHELVHAVINDMFYGGSIQSIIANNITLQLPLWLNEGIAEYEAQRWETDSDMFLRDATVHNYLPPINRLGGYFAYRGGQALWWYIANKYGEQKIGDILNRIKSTRNVEAGFRGALGLSLEELNERWQKEMKVLYWPDIAKREEPTDYARRLTDHKKDGNFYNTSPALSPQGDRLAFISDRKDYFDVFVMNTIDGKDIDKVVSGQTTNDFEELKLLTPRLTWSPDGKMIALAAKAGAQDAILMVDVENGRSEKLTFDLNAIYSVDWSPQGNRLAFVGNRFERSDIYSYDIDSKKFTALTADIFSDSDPTWSHDGKYVYFSSDRQDYIRGESVDMATFDFSHRNLYRVNTETLEIEQLTDWPFSNESSVVVSPDGKKILFVSDKNGISNIYEMVLETKATRPITNSLTGVYQLSLSRDGSKLAFASLHHAGFDLFLMRNPFERELKVDELELTEFFKAERAQPSDPEAKDTVGVAAAPADSAGLYGKDIEIDFSGFAGDILPDNVPSDSTIVSRLPRIAGNIDSEGRYKVNKYKLNFSPDIIYGNAGYNTFYGVTGSTVMAFSDLLGNHQIVFVTNLLLDLKNSDYALQYLYLPERIDYGFTAFHSARFVIINDVFGGSLYRFRTYGVSLNAQYPIDRFRRFDAGLSWFNISRENLDQISDPTQKRTVVVPSLGYTHDNSLWGFTGPINGTRYSLNVFGTPKLGSAGLSFVNVTGDYRTYLRLGRQYNIALRLAGGGSFGRNPQKFIIGGVDNWINRTFEGGYIPLENAEDYIFLQTGLPLRGYNFNAGIGSKYGLFNFEFRYPLFAFLQAGPLPIGLQSINGAIFFDMGAAWNRENEFKAFTKDARGYTVTRDLLMGMGTGTRIYFLGFLVKLDVAWAWYWSGFSEPKYYLSLGTDF, from the coding sequence ATGAAAGAGAGAGGGGTCTTGCTGAAGGGGCTTCTGCTGCTGGGATTGTTGGTGATAGCCGCAACAGGCCACGCGCAGGATGGTTTGTTCGGCAAGAACAAAGTGCAGTACACGAAGTTCAACTGGTACTTCATCCAAACTGATCACTTCGATATCTACTTTTCCGATGGCGGCGAGAAGATAGCCGAATTCACCGCTTCGGCTGCCGAGTCTGCTTATGCATCCATCAGAAAGACATTCCGCTACCAGCTCACGAACCGCGTTCCGCTTATCGTCACGAATTCCCACAATGACTTTCAACAGAACAACGTTGTCAGCGTGTATCTTGAAGAAGGCGTTGGCGGCGTGACGGAATTGTTCAAGAACCGTGTGCTTGTTCCGTTCGAAGGAAACTACAAGCAGTTCCGCCACGTTATCCATCACGAGCTGGTTCACGCCGTCATCAACGATATGTTCTACGGCGGCTCCATCCAATCGATCATTGCCAACAATATCACGCTTCAACTTCCCCTCTGGCTCAACGAAGGCATTGCAGAGTACGAGGCCCAGCGATGGGAGACGGATTCCGACATGTTTCTGCGCGATGCAACAGTCCACAACTATCTCCCTCCGATCAACAGGCTGGGCGGGTATTTCGCCTATCGCGGCGGACAGGCACTCTGGTGGTACATTGCAAACAAATATGGCGAGCAGAAAATCGGAGACATCCTCAATCGGATCAAAAGTACGCGAAATGTCGAGGCAGGTTTCCGCGGGGCGTTGGGATTGAGTCTTGAAGAACTGAATGAACGCTGGCAGAAGGAAATGAAAGTTCTTTACTGGCCCGACATTGCCAAGCGCGAGGAACCCACCGATTACGCCCGCAGGCTGACCGACCACAAGAAAGACGGTAACTTCTATAATACAAGTCCTGCTCTTTCCCCGCAGGGCGACAGGCTTGCATTCATTTCTGATCGCAAGGATTACTTCGATGTGTTTGTGATGAACACGATCGACGGGAAGGATATTGACAAGGTAGTAAGCGGGCAGACAACGAACGATTTTGAAGAATTGAAGCTGCTTACACCGAGACTCACATGGTCTCCTGATGGAAAGATGATTGCGTTGGCGGCAAAAGCCGGAGCGCAAGATGCTATCTTAATGGTAGATGTTGAAAACGGCCGCAGCGAGAAACTAACATTCGATCTGAACGCAATCTATTCTGTTGATTGGTCCCCGCAGGGGAACAGGCTTGCCTTTGTGGGGAACAGATTCGAACGTTCGGATATCTATTCTTATGATATCGATTCAAAGAAATTTACAGCGCTGACTGCGGATATTTTCTCCGATTCCGACCCAACCTGGTCTCACGACGGAAAATACGTGTATTTCTCCTCTGACAGGCAGGATTACATCCGAGGGGAGTCGGTTGATATGGCAACGTTTGATTTCTCCCACCGAAATCTGTACCGCGTGAACACGGAAACGCTGGAAATCGAACAACTGACGGATTGGCCGTTCAGTAACGAATCTTCCGTTGTGGTGTCGCCGGACGGAAAGAAGATTCTGTTTGTTTCCGACAAGAACGGCATCAGCAACATCTACGAGATGGTTCTGGAAACGAAGGCAACACGCCCCATCACCAACTCGCTGACCGGCGTGTATCAATTGTCGCTGTCGCGTGACGGTTCGAAGCTTGCGTTTGCTTCGCTGCATCATGCCGGGTTCGACCTGTTCCTGATGCGCAATCCATTCGAGCGTGAGTTGAAGGTGGATGAGTTGGAACTGACGGAGTTCTTCAAGGCGGAGCGTGCCCAGCCTTCAGATCCGGAGGCGAAGGACACCGTTGGCGTTGCCGCGGCGCCCGCCGATTCGGCCGGACTGTACGGCAAAGATATTGAAATCGATTTCAGCGGATTTGCGGGCGATATTCTGCCCGATAATGTTCCTTCGGATTCGACGATTGTATCACGACTACCGAGAATTGCCGGGAATATCGACAGCGAAGGACGATACAAGGTCAACAAGTACAAGCTCAATTTTTCGCCCGACATCATTTACGGCAATGCCGGATACAATACGTTCTACGGCGTTACCGGCTCGACGGTGATGGCATTCAGCGACTTACTGGGCAACCATCAAATTGTGTTCGTTACCAACTTGTTGCTCGACTTGAAGAACAGCGATTATGCCCTGCAGTATCTCTATCTTCCTGAACGGATCGATTACGGATTTACGGCATTCCACAGCGCCCGCTTCGTGATTATCAATGATGTGTTTGGCGGAAGTCTGTACAGGTTCCGAACGTATGGCGTTTCGCTTAATGCACAGTACCCGATCGACAGGTTCAGACGGTTTGACGCGGGATTGAGTTGGTTCAATATCTCTCGCGAGAATCTCGATCAAATTTCCGATCCGACGCAGAAGCGGACGGTTGTCGTCCCTTCTCTCGGGTATACACATGACAATTCATTGTGGGGATTTACGGGCCCGATCAACGGTACCCGCTATTCGTTGAATGTGTTCGGCACACCGAAACTCGGTTCGGCCGGACTCAGTTTCGTTAATGTGACAGGCGACTACAGAACTTACCTGCGTCTTGGCCGGCAGTACAACATTGCGCTGAGACTGGCGGGCGGCGGCAGCTTTGGCCGCAATCCGCAAAAGTTCATCATCGGGGGCGTGGATAATTGGATCAACCGGACATTTGAAGGGGGCTACATTCCACTGGAGAATGCCGAGGATTATATTTTTCTGCAAACCGGACTTCCGCTTCGCGGCTATAACTTCAATGCCGGCATCGGCTCGAAGTACGGCTTGTTCAACTTCGAATTCCGTTACCCGCTGTTTGCATTTCTGCAGGCGGGCCCGCTTCCTATCGGGTTGCAGAGCATCAACGGCGCCATCTTCTTCGATATGGGTGCCGCATGGAACCGGGAGAACGAGTTCAAGGCATTTACAAAAGATGCACGCGGATATACCGTTACTCGCGATCTGCTCATGGGTATGGGAACGGGCACGCGCATCTACTTCCTCGGCTTTCTCGTGAAGCTCGATGTTGCATGGGCATGGTACTGGAGCGGATTCAGCGAGCCGAAGTACTACCTCTCGCTCGGTACGGATTTCTGA
- a CDS encoding family 10 glycosylhydrolase produces MLKRLCFIPLFWLLLPLPVFPQSSPTHELRAVYLTTTNSLDWPKSLNREEQQSSLKQIVRDLKRAHFNAIFFQVRARGDAYYKSAFEPWAENLAGVLGRDPGWDPLQFLLDEAHAAGMEVHAWFNVYKIRGPVPPRASSPQHPVNAYPNSVVFFDNEYWFDPGRPEVNDYLIRVLLDLTGRYDIDGVCFDFIRYPLGDFPDRATYGRYGNGVPLEQWRRENINRFVRDAHDAVSRQNPELKLGAAPLGNFGGSLSAQPDSRSARGGVGDFYQDSRAWLKNGWLDYLAPQIYWPLEFETQGPDFAHITRTWLKEAEGRHIYISIGAYKPEILGQLSDQITASRMLGAHGQVFFRYENVKDMSRFGSSYTGRVQVPQMPWKRNRSQ; encoded by the coding sequence TTGCTCAAACGATTGTGTTTCATACCGCTATTCTGGTTGTTACTTCCGCTACCTGTTTTTCCTCAAAGTTCTCCAACCCACGAACTCCGCGCCGTCTATCTCACAACAACCAACAGTCTTGATTGGCCGAAGAGCCTGAACAGGGAGGAGCAGCAATCTTCGCTCAAACAAATTGTCCGTGACCTTAAGCGTGCTCACTTCAACGCCATTTTCTTTCAAGTCCGGGCCCGCGGAGATGCCTATTACAAATCCGCGTTCGAACCGTGGGCGGAAAATCTGGCCGGAGTGCTTGGCAGAGATCCCGGCTGGGATCCGTTACAGTTTCTGTTGGATGAGGCGCACGCAGCCGGAATGGAAGTCCATGCATGGTTTAACGTGTACAAGATTCGGGGGCCAGTTCCGCCGCGGGCCAGTTCACCGCAACACCCTGTAAACGCTTATCCCAATTCGGTTGTCTTCTTTGACAACGAGTACTGGTTTGATCCGGGCCGTCCCGAAGTGAATGACTATCTCATTCGAGTTCTTCTTGATCTGACGGGAAGGTATGACATCGACGGGGTTTGCTTCGATTTCATTCGTTACCCGCTTGGCGATTTCCCCGACCGGGCAACGTACGGCAGGTACGGCAACGGGGTCCCGCTCGAACAATGGAGACGCGAGAACATCAACAGGTTTGTACGCGATGCGCATGACGCAGTCTCGCGGCAAAACCCGGAACTAAAACTGGGAGCAGCACCGCTTGGCAACTTTGGCGGTTCATTGAGCGCGCAACCTGACTCACGAAGCGCCCGCGGCGGGGTGGGAGATTTCTACCAGGATTCGCGTGCTTGGCTGAAGAACGGCTGGCTCGACTATCTTGCGCCGCAAATTTACTGGCCGCTGGAGTTCGAAACACAAGGACCCGACTTTGCCCACATTACACGAACGTGGTTGAAAGAGGCCGAGGGGCGGCACATCTATATCAGCATCGGGGCATACAAGCCGGAAATCCTCGGCCAGCTTTCCGATCAGATAACGGCAAGCCGCATGTTGGGCGCGCACGGGCAAGTATTCTTCCGGTATGAAAATGTGAAGGATATGAGCCGGTTCGGAAGTTCCTATACCGGACGCGTGCAGGTTCCGCAGATGCCGTGGAAGAGAAACCGCTCGCAGTAA
- a CDS encoding pirin family protein, producing MSIRPVKRITQSQPTLEGAGVHLRRAFGFGNTSDFDPFLLFDDFRNEDPEAYLAGFPWHPHRGIETITYVLAGEVSHGDSLGNRGTLGAGDVQWMTAGSGILHQEMPQGDPNGRMHGFQLWANLPSTMKMTTPRYQDVQSGEIPEVVDDDGTTVRVVCGDFWGKSGPVEGVAANPRYLDVWVPPGKRKVLPVENNRHGFAYVFEGSGSFRDASQPLPVKTDRVGSGGEEVYEFTGNRSLVLFDSGDEVTVQAGDEGIRFLLVSGQPLKEPVAWRGPIVMNTHEELAQAWEELRAGTFIKKG from the coding sequence ATGTCTATTCGTCCGGTGAAGCGAATCACCCAATCACAACCGACTCTGGAAGGCGCAGGCGTTCATCTTCGCCGCGCATTCGGTTTCGGGAATACAAGCGACTTCGATCCGTTTTTATTGTTTGACGATTTTCGAAATGAAGATCCCGAAGCATATCTCGCGGGCTTTCCGTGGCATCCGCATCGAGGAATTGAAACGATCACCTACGTGCTTGCGGGGGAAGTAAGTCACGGTGACAGTTTGGGGAACCGCGGCACATTGGGTGCGGGCGATGTCCAATGGATGACTGCCGGAAGCGGAATTCTGCATCAGGAAATGCCGCAGGGTGACCCGAACGGGAGGATGCACGGCTTCCAGCTCTGGGCTAATCTCCCTTCGACGATGAAGATGACCACACCCCGCTATCAGGATGTACAGTCGGGAGAAATTCCCGAAGTTGTGGATGATGATGGAACGACCGTCCGTGTGGTGTGCGGGGATTTCTGGGGCAAGTCGGGTCCCGTTGAGGGAGTTGCTGCCAATCCCCGCTACCTCGACGTGTGGGTTCCACCGGGCAAGCGGAAAGTACTGCCTGTCGAGAATAACCGTCATGGATTTGCCTACGTGTTTGAAGGCTCGGGATCGTTCCGCGATGCATCGCAACCCCTTCCGGTAAAAACCGATCGGGTCGGGTCGGGCGGCGAAGAGGTGTACGAATTTACCGGCAATCGTTCACTCGTTCTCTTCGATTCGGGCGATGAAGTAACCGTACAAGCCGGAGATGAGGGAATCAGATTCTTGCTGGTTTCCGGTCAGCCTTTGAAAGAGCCGGTTGCGTGGCGCGGGCCAATTGTGATGAACACGCATGAAGAACTCGCGCAGGCATGGGAAGAGTTGAGGGCCGGAACGTTTATCAAAAAGGGCTGA
- a CDS encoding HAMP domain-containing protein — MAFWYQSIRTRLTVWYTLLVLVTLVAFGLAAYYYTRNQLSNNLDISLKSEVRWVKDFISPQASKVKPSKQSIDALLRKKSTTFPQRFIGPVLPEPPETEEADEIWNHIFKHSLVSQKKTFIQVEDKKGDVIYRNYSLGSDSLAAPDELPLDTTIVVTTLLGGEQLRTAMYKDQNFTILVAYSLSELGDVLENLFAIFLYLIPIAVALSVLGGLYLANKALAPVDDVTRRARKITAENLDQSIPPRYVDDEIGRLVGTMNEMIRRLHGSFAQTRQFSSDASHELRTPLTIMRGEIELALRNEKTPAEYREILSSTLEEILRLKSIIDNLLTLGKADHGVLDLKLEEVHLDSLIKDLFDDSEMLAESKQIHVELKNTEPVTIVGDKGRLHQLFLNIVDNAIKYTPRGGHVAISVQRLNGSALVEVEDDGIGIPEQDIDKIFDRFYRVDKARSREMGGTGLGLSIAKWIAEIHRGTITVESEIDKGSRFTVTIPIN; from the coding sequence GTGGCGTTTTGGTATCAATCCATCCGCACAAGACTTACCGTCTGGTATACGTTGCTTGTGCTTGTTACGCTTGTCGCCTTCGGGCTTGCCGCCTATTACTACACACGCAACCAGCTCTCCAACAATCTCGACATCTCCCTCAAGAGCGAAGTCCGCTGGGTGAAGGATTTCATCTCGCCGCAGGCAAGCAAAGTAAAGCCGAGCAAGCAGTCCATTGATGCATTGTTGCGCAAGAAATCGACGACATTCCCGCAACGGTTCATCGGGCCGGTGCTGCCCGAACCTCCCGAAACAGAAGAAGCCGACGAAATCTGGAATCACATCTTCAAGCATTCTCTCGTCAGCCAGAAGAAGACGTTCATTCAGGTGGAGGATAAGAAGGGCGATGTCATCTATCGCAACTATAGTCTCGGGTCCGACAGTCTTGCCGCCCCCGACGAACTTCCGCTCGACACGACGATCGTTGTAACGACGCTGTTGGGTGGCGAACAGTTGCGTACAGCGATGTACAAGGATCAGAATTTTACGATACTTGTCGCATACTCGCTGAGCGAGTTGGGAGATGTGCTGGAGAATCTCTTTGCAATCTTTCTGTACCTCATTCCCATTGCCGTTGCCCTTTCGGTTCTCGGCGGATTGTATCTCGCGAACAAGGCGCTTGCTCCGGTGGATGACGTGACGCGTCGCGCAAGAAAGATCACGGCGGAAAATCTCGACCAATCCATCCCTCCACGCTACGTTGACGATGAAATCGGGCGGCTTGTCGGCACAATGAACGAAATGATCCGCCGCTTGCACGGCTCGTTTGCGCAAACCCGGCAGTTCTCGTCCGACGCATCGCATGAATTGCGCACGCCCCTGACGATTATGCGTGGAGAGATTGAGCTTGCGTTGCGCAACGAAAAAACTCCGGCGGAATACCGTGAAATCCTGTCCAGCACACTTGAAGAAATACTTCGCCTCAAGTCGATTATCGACAACCTTCTCACACTCGGCAAGGCCGATCATGGTGTGCTTGACCTGAAGCTTGAAGAAGTGCATCTCGATTCTCTTATCAAAGATCTGTTTGACGACAGCGAAATGCTCGCCGAATCCAAACAGATTCACGTCGAGCTGAAAAACACTGAACCCGTGACGATTGTGGGAGACAAGGGACGACTGCATCAACTCTTTCTCAATATCGTCGACAACGCAATCAAATACACTCCCCGAGGCGGGCACGTGGCGATTTCCGTTCAGCGGTTGAACGGCTCGGCGTTGGTTGAAGTGGAAGATGACGGCATCGGCATTCCTGAACAGGATATTGACAAGATATTCGACCGCTTCTATCGTGTTGACAAAGCTCGTTCGCGGGAGATGGGTGGGACGGGACTCGGCCTTTCCATTGCCAAGTGGATTGCGGAGATTCACAGGGGAACCATTACCGTGGAAAGCGAGATTGACAAGGGGAGCAGGTTCACAGTAACCATTCCGATCAATTGA
- a CDS encoding TRAP transporter large permease, translated as MSTLIAGLLLLLLALLGAPLFAIIGAVAMLSFAAEGIESSAVMVELYRICSNPTLVAIPLFTFAGYVLAESKTPQRLVNLARAFFGSFSGGLAVVALVTCALFTAFTGASGVTIVALGGLLLPILLKEHYPEKFSLGLITTSGSLGLLFPPSLPLILYSVTAKLSIDQLFAAGLIPGILLLAILSVYGVRQGKKAKVPTVPFTWSNVKSAVREAAWEIPLPFIVIGGIYSGTFTATEAAAVTAFYVLVVEVFIYKDLHLFRDIPRVMRQSMVLVGAILMIIGTAMGLTNYLVDNEVPMKLFEFTQSFITNPIMFLIVLNIFLILVGMMMDIFSAIIVVVPLILPIAVAYGVHPVHLGIIFLTNLEIGYLTPPVGLNLFISSIRFQKPVFSIVRAVLPYIGMLLIALLIITYVPWLSLWLVELLGVK; from the coding sequence ATGAGCACGCTGATCGCCGGACTGTTGCTTCTTCTGCTTGCGTTGCTTGGCGCGCCGTTGTTTGCCATTATCGGCGCGGTTGCAATGCTGAGTTTTGCGGCGGAGGGGATCGAGTCTTCGGCGGTGATGGTGGAGTTGTACCGCATTTGCAGCAATCCCACGCTCGTCGCCATTCCGCTTTTCACGTTCGCCGGGTATGTTCTTGCGGAAAGCAAAACGCCGCAGCGACTTGTGAATCTCGCGCGGGCATTCTTCGGTTCGTTCAGCGGCGGACTTGCCGTTGTTGCGCTTGTGACGTGTGCCTTGTTTACGGCGTTCACCGGTGCATCGGGCGTTACAATCGTTGCACTCGGCGGGCTGCTTCTTCCCATTCTTCTCAAAGAACACTATCCCGAAAAATTCTCGCTCGGACTCATTACCACCTCGGGAAGTCTCGGGCTGCTGTTCCCTCCCAGTCTTCCGCTCATTCTCTACTCCGTCACGGCGAAGCTGAGCATCGATCAACTGTTTGCGGCGGGCTTGATTCCGGGAATTCTTCTTCTCGCAATTCTCTCCGTGTACGGCGTGCGGCAAGGGAAAAAAGCTAAAGTCCCGACCGTCCCGTTCACATGGTCAAACGTCAAGAGTGCAGTACGGGAAGCTGCGTGGGAGATTCCGCTGCCCTTCATCGTGATCGGGGGGATCTACAGCGGAACGTTTACGGCGACAGAAGCGGCGGCAGTAACGGCATTCTACGTATTGGTTGTGGAAGTCTTCATCTACAAAGATTTGCATCTCTTCCGCGACATTCCCCGCGTGATGCGCCAAAGCATGGTGCTTGTCGGCGCCATTCTCATGATCATCGGAACGGCGATGGGGTTGACGAACTACCTTGTTGACAACGAAGTGCCGATGAAGCTGTTCGAATTCACGCAGTCATTCATCACCAACCCGATCATGTTTCTGATTGTGTTGAATATCTTTCTCATTCTGGTTGGAATGATGATGGATATTTTTTCAGCGATCATCGTTGTTGTTCCCCTCATTCTGCCGATTGCTGTTGCCTACGGGGTTCACCCGGTTCACCTCGGAATTATCTTTCTCACGAATCTTGAAATCGGTTATCTCACGCCGCCGGTCGGGCTGAATCTGTTCATCTCAAGCATCCGGTTTCAGAAGCCGGTCTTCTCTATCGTGAGGGCAGTGTTGCCGTATATCGGCATGCTGCTCATTGCACTTCTCATTATTACCTACGTTCCGTGGTTGAGTCTGTGGCTGGTGGAGTTGTTGGGTGTGAAGTAA
- the dctP gene encoding TRAP transporter substrate-binding protein DctP, with the protein MKKGILVLGFVLLAFGTTTNAQHIIKFASLAPDGSTWTNVLREYDAAIRKESGGKLGFRIYPGGVQGEDKDVIRKMRLGQLHSAGLTGVGLGDIASKVRILDSPFLFNNEAEVDHIYTTFAEEFDKAFRDNGYVLLGWAEVGWVYVLTNTPVRTLADMNGVKMWMWEGDKVAEATFRALGISPIPLSVIDVLTSLQTGLINGAYTSPLAALVLQWHTRVKYMMNLPLADASGAVVMTKKKFDELPSDLQEILLRNGRKFMRELTVKSRQENDAAIAAMKKSGIQLIDVPSQKTIDEYVAAGKKARQSLVGTFYDQDFLNRIEKSLAEFRAKNAGTK; encoded by the coding sequence ATGAAAAAAGGAATTCTTGTGCTTGGCTTCGTGCTGTTGGCATTCGGCACAACCACAAATGCTCAACATATCATCAAGTTTGCTTCGCTTGCTCCCGACGGCAGCACGTGGACAAATGTTCTGCGCGAATATGACGCGGCAATCCGCAAAGAAAGCGGAGGAAAGCTGGGTTTCAGAATCTACCCCGGTGGCGTGCAAGGCGAGGATAAGGATGTTATCAGGAAGATGCGGCTGGGCCAGCTTCACAGTGCCGGCTTGACGGGCGTGGGACTCGGTGATATTGCGTCGAAGGTTCGCATTCTCGATTCCCCGTTTTTGTTCAACAACGAAGCGGAGGTCGATCACATCTACACGACTTTTGCTGAGGAATTTGACAAGGCATTCCGCGACAACGGGTATGTGCTGTTAGGATGGGCGGAAGTGGGGTGGGTGTATGTCCTGACGAACACGCCTGTTCGCACGCTCGCCGACATGAATGGTGTGAAGATGTGGATGTGGGAAGGGGACAAGGTTGCGGAAGCGACCTTCCGGGCTTTAGGCATCAGCCCGATTCCGCTCTCCGTGATTGATGTACTCACCTCGCTGCAAACAGGGCTTATCAACGGAGCATACACCTCGCCGCTCGCAGCGCTGGTGCTTCAGTGGCATACACGTGTAAAGTACATGATGAACCTGCCGCTCGCAGATGCCTCCGGTGCCGTGGTGATGACGAAGAAAAAGTTTGACGAGCTGCCATCGGATTTGCAGGAAATCCTTCTGCGCAACGGCAGGAAGTTCATGCGTGAACTCACGGTAAAATCACGCCAGGAGAACGATGCCGCCATCGCAGCAATGAAGAAAAGCGGCATCCAGCTTATTGATGTGCCCTCCCAGAAAACGATCGACGAATACGTCGCGGCAGGCAAGAAAGCGCGGCAGTCTCTCGTCGGCACATTCTACGATCAGGATTTTCTGAACAGGATCGAAAAATCCCTCGCCGAATTCCGGGCCAAGAACGCCGGAACGAAATGA
- a CDS encoding TRAP transporter small permease, translated as MTLLRSLDRLLVKIETGMLVLFLSSMILLAFTQVVLRNVFGIGFLWADPLVRHLVIWVGFIGAAIAAHEERHIGIDAFSRFFSARLQDAVRIVTSLFAIIVCYYLADASWTFLVDEKASGSDFMLNVPTWIALTVIPTGYALMAFHFAVKIAEHAMKLLGKGEPADS; from the coding sequence ATGACGCTTCTCCGTTCTCTCGACCGCCTGCTGGTGAAGATAGAAACGGGCATGCTCGTTCTCTTTCTTTCTTCCATGATTCTTCTTGCGTTTACACAGGTCGTGTTGAGGAATGTGTTCGGAATAGGATTTCTCTGGGCCGATCCGCTGGTGCGCCATCTCGTCATTTGGGTGGGATTCATCGGGGCGGCAATTGCGGCACACGAAGAACGGCACATCGGCATTGACGCATTCTCGCGATTCTTCTCGGCCCGCTTGCAGGACGCCGTTCGCATTGTCACGTCGCTATTCGCCATCATCGTGTGTTATTATCTTGCCGATGCCTCGTGGACATTTTTGGTTGATGAGAAGGCGTCGGGCAGCGACTTCATGCTCAACGTGCCGACCTGGATTGCTCTGACCGTCATCCCCACCGGATATGCGTTGATGGCATTTCATTTTGCAGTCAAGATTGCGGAACATGCAATGAAGCTGCTTGGGAAAGGAGAGCCGGCAGATTCATGA